The Henckelia pumila isolate YLH828 chromosome 2, ASM3356847v2, whole genome shotgun sequence genome includes a window with the following:
- the LOC140881351 gene encoding tyrosine-sulfated glycopeptide receptor 1 — protein sequence MLLAIFNLVLLILISCCCVNTCHGSCNEIDFDSLSLLNLSVSATPPLNWSVSADCCVWEGVGCDSSSSSSGRVTTLWLPSRGIVGTIPPSFLNLTSLSLLTLSHNGLSGPLPDGFFSSLNRLRVVDLSLNRLTGELAQWDQLPPTIQVFNLSSNHFLGTIPSSFFQQGLSLRSFDVSNNSFFGSLPSDVCAFTRPSIQRLDFSNNEFGGSIPAGFSSCSNLVSLRAGFNNFSGGVPQDVFGLSALEELSFPGNRLSGYIDENITQLGNLRILELYGNFFTGTIPKNIGTLSNLEVLKLHINRLGGTIPSSLANCTKLTTLYLRVNLLVGELSAFDFSRFVQLRSVDLGNNNFTGSLPESLFQCKTLVALRLATNSLTGEISPSIAALQNLSFVSLSNNTLTNISGALTILKGCKNLKTLTLSMNFYHEALPSDDNFNISDGFQNVQIFALGGNAFTGVIPMWISKLTKVQVLDLSHNNLTGTIPGWIGDFQNLFYLDLSFNLLSGYFPMEFTTLRRLAFQKNSDEVDSSYLELPVFVQPYNASNQQYNQLTNLPPALYLGNNSLSGTIPVEIGQLKFIVALDLSNNSFSGSIPDTISNLTNMEKLDLSGNHLSGQIPASLRNLHFLSFFSVANNNLEGPIPIGGQFDTFPNSSFEGNPGLCGRVNSCSGQSGTMSKSTRRSGIRKKTIVLLILVICPTIFVLSLILFWVFSKRKIQPKDSSERNDLEAVSFNSSGVYPRVREDNSIVVLFDNSKKKIEDLTINDILMATDGFNQSNIIGCGGFGLVYKAILADGTKLAIKKLSGDMGLMEREFKAEVEALSTAQHENLVTLLGYSMHAGFRLLIYSYMEKGSLDYWLHEKPDGASQLSWPIRLKIARGASFGVAYMHQTCEPHIVHRDLKSSNILLDHNFEARVADFGLARMILPYRTHVTTELVGTLGYIPPEYSQSWIATLRGDIYSFGVVLLELLTGKRPVELFRPKKARELVSWVQQLRNEGKPEEIFDPLLKGKEQEQEQEMLRVLDVACMCVNQNPMKRPTIREVVDWLENVSAPS from the coding sequence GAATTGGTCTGTTTCAGCTGACTGCTGTGTTTGGGAAGGTGTTGGGTGTGATAGCAGCAGCTCTAGCTCTGGTAGGGTCACCACCTTGTGGTTGCCATCCAGGGGAATAGTGGGCACCATACCTCCTTCTTTTCTCAATCTAACCTCTCTTTCTCTGCTCACTCTCTCTCACAATGGCCTCTCGGGCCCTCTCCCAGATGGCTTCTTCTCGTCCTTGAACCGCCTCCGGGTTGTGGATTTGAGCCTTAATCGTCTCACCGGGGAGCTGGCTCAGTGGGATCAGTTGCCTCCTACTATTCAGGTATTCAATCTTTCCAGCAACCACTTTCTTGGGACCATTCCGTCTTCTTTTTTCCAGCAGGGGTTGAGTTTGAGGAGTTTTGATGTCAGCAACAACAGCTTCTTCGGATCTCTTCCTTCTGATGTTTGTGCTTTTACCCGCCCTTCAATCCAGAGGCTTGATTTCTCTAACAATGAGTTCGGGGGCTCTATACCGGCTGGTTTCAGCTCCTGCTCCAATCTGGTGAGCCTACGAGCGGGCTTCAACAACTTCTCTGGTGGGGTGCCGCAGGATGTTTTCGGGTTGTCGGCATTGGAGGAGCTGTCCTTTCCGGGCAATAGGCTCTCTGGATATATCGATGAGAATATTACCCAACTCGGCAATCTCAGAATCCTGGAATTGTATGGTAATTTCTTCACCGGAACGATTCCTAAGAACATCGGGACGCTCTCCAACTTGGAGGTGCTGAAGCTTCATATAAACAGGCTCGGCGGCACCATTCCTTCATCGCTCGCGAATTGCACGAAACTGACCACACTGTATTTGAGGGTGAACTTGCTGGTGGGAGAGCTCTCTGCTTTTGATTTCTCAAGATTTGTGCAACTAAGGTCAGTTGATCTGGGCAACAACAACTTCACTGGTAGCTTGCCCGAGAGCCTCTTCCAGTGCAAAACGCTCGTGGCTCTTCGGCTGGCGACTAACTCGCTGACTGGAGAGATTTCTCCCAGCATAGCGGCTTTACAGAATCTGTCATTTGTGTCCCTTTCTAACAACACCCTGACCAATATATCAGGTGCATTAACCATCCTAAAAGGGTGCAAGAACCTCAAAACACTGACCCTCTCCATGAATTTCTATCATGAAGCACTGCCTTCTGATGACAACTTCAACATCTCAGACGGTTTTCAAAATGTCCAAATATTCGCTTTGGGTGGGAATGCATTCACTGGTGTCATTCCAATGTGGATAAGCAAGCTAACCAAGGTCCAGGTTCTCGATCTTTCGCATAACAACCTGACGGGCACCATTCCTGGTTGGATTGGGGATTTCCAAAACCTTTTCTACTTAGATTTATCATTCAACCTACTTTCAGGATACTTCCCAATGGAATTTACTACATTGAGGAGGCTGGCATTCCAGAAAAATTCTGACGAAGTCGACAGCAGTTACTTAGAGTTGCCTGTGTTTGTTCAGCCATATAATGCCTCCAACCAGCAATACAATCAACTCACAAACTTACCACCAGCTTTATATCTTGGTAATAACAGTTTATCCGGTACTATCCCCGTAGAGATAGGTCAATTGAAGTTTATAGTGGCCTTGGATCTTAGCAACAACAGTTTTTCTGGCAGCATTCCAGACACCATATCGAATCTCACAAACATGGAGAAACTGGACCTCTCAGGAAACCATCTTTCTGGCCAAATCCCAGCATCCCTTCGAAATCTACATTTCTTATCTTTTTTCAGTGTTGCAAATAATAATCTTGAAGGTCCCATACCCATAGGAGGGCAGTTCGACACTTTCCCGAATTCAAGCTTTGAAGGGAACCCGGGGTTGTGTGGTCGGGTAAATTCTTGCTCTGGCCAATCGGGCACTATGAGTAAATCGACAAGGCGAAGCGGGATAAGGAAGAAAACCATTGTTTTACTGATACTTGTGATTTGTCCCACTATTTTTGTGCTAAGTCTGATTTTATTCTGGGTGTTTTCAAAGAGAAAAATCCAACCGAAAGATAGCTCAGAGAGAAACGATCTAGAGGCAGTGTCTTTCAACTCGTCTGGAGTATATCCAAGGGTCAGAGAGGACAACAGCATAGTGGTATTGTTTGACAACAGTAAGAAAAAAATAGAGGATCTAACCATAAACGATATCTTGATGGCCACAGATGGTTTCAACCAATCAAATATAATCGGTTGTGGAGGTTTCGGGTTGGTATACAAGGCGATTTTGGCGGATGGCACTAAACTGGCAATTAAGAAGCTTTCTGGAGACATGGGTTTGATGGAAAGGGAGTTCAAAGCGGAGGTTGAAGCATTATCGACCGCTCAACACGAGAACCTTGTTACTCTGCTAGGTTACTCTATGCATGCGGGATTCAGATTGCTGATATATTCATATATGGAGAAAGGGAGCCTGGACTATTGGTTGCACGAAAAACCTGACGGAGCATCCCAACTCAGCTGGCCAATACGACTGAAGATTGCTCGTGGGGCTAGTTTTGGGGTGGCTTACATGCACCAGACCTGTGAACCACACATTGTTCACCGCGATCTCAAGTCCAGTAACATCCTTCTAGATCATAACTTTGAAGCACGCGTGGCAGATTTCGGGTTGGCAAGAATGATCCTTCCTTATCGGACTCACGTCACCACTGAATTGGTTGGTACCCTTGGTTACATCCCACCAGAGTACAGTCAATCCTGGATAGCAACATTAAGAGGCGACATTTACAGTTTTGGAGTTGTCCTGCTTGAACTATTAACAGGCAAGAGACCGGTTGAGTTGTTCAGGCCGAAGAAGGCGAGGGAGTTGGTTTCATGGGTACAACAGTTGAGGAATGAGGGAAAACCAGAGGAAATCTTTGATCCTCTCCTCAAAGGCAAAGAGCAAGAGCAAGAACAAGAGATGCTGCGTGTGCTCGATGTCGCGTGCATGTGCGTCAACCAGAACCCCATGAAGAGGCCTACTATAAGAGAAGTGGTCGATTGGCTCGAGAATGTGTCCGCTCCTAGCTAG